The Candidatus Rokuibacteriota bacterium genomic sequence CGTTTCGACAACGACCCCTACCTCGTCGTCACGGGTGACGGGCGGCTGGTGTGGATCGTGGACGGCTACACCACGACGGACCGATACCCCTACGCCCAGCCCGAGCGCGGCCTCAACTACATCCGCAACTCCGTCAAGGTGACCGTGGACGCGTTCGACGGGACCATGGTCTTCTACGTTGCCGACCCCAAGGACCCCCTGGTCCGCACATGGGCGCGGGCTTTCCCCGGGCTCTTCACCCCGCTCGAGCGTATGCCGGCCGATCTGCGGCCGCACGTGCGTTATCCGGAGGATCTCTTCAGCCTCCAGGCGAAGATGTACGGCACGTACCACATGCAGGATCCGCAGGTCTTCTACAACAAGGAGGACCTCTGGACCGTTCCGCGCCTCACGTCCGACGGACGGGAGCGCGAGATGGAGCCGTACTTCACCATCATGCGATTGCCGGGGGAAAAGACGGAAGAGTTCGTTCTGCTCTCGGGCTTCAACCCGGCCCGCCGCGACAACATGATCGCGATCATCGCGGCGCGCTCGGATGCGCCCAACTACGGCTCGCTCATCGCCTACACCTTCCCCAAGCAGAAGCTCGTCTACGGGCCGCGCCAGATCGACGCCCGCGTGAACCAGGACCCCGTGATCTCGGCCGCCTTCTCGCTCTGGAACCAGCAGGGCTCGCGCGTGCTCCGCGGATCGCTCCTGGCCATCCCGATCGAGGGCTCGCTGATCTACGTCCAGCCGATCTATCTCTCGGCTGAGCAGGGGGCGCTGCCGGAGCTCCGTCGGGTCATCGTCGCCTTCGGAAACCAGATCGCCATGGAGCCGACGCTCGAGCAGTCGCTCCAGCGCATTTTCGGCGGCCGCATCCGCGGTGACGAGCCGGCGCCGGCGCGCGGCGCCGATGGCAAGCCCGCGCTGGGGGCGCCGGCTGCAATGATCGGGCTCGTCCAGAGAGCCTGGGAATTGTGGCAGCGGGGGCAGGATGCGCTCAAGCGCGGCGATTGGACGGCCTACGGACAGGCGCAGAAGCAGCTTGAGGACACGCTCCGCCAGCTCCGCGAATCGCGCTAGCAGGACGGCGAGAAGGGTCCAGATGCGAGGCGGCGCCCGAAGGGCCGCACGCGAAGCGTAGTCTCTCTACGTTGAGCGTGCGGCCGAGGGCGCCAACGAAGCAGATGGGCCCTTCTCGGCGGCCTGCTGGTCAGGTGCGGGCGCGGAGGAAGAGCGCCGCGCCGAGCCCGGCAAAGATGATGTTCGCCGTCCAGGCGCCGAGCATGGGCGGCAGGAGCTCGGCCTTGGCGAAGGCGATCGCCACGGAGTTCACCACCCAGTAGCCCACCGAGATCAGGATGGCCACCGCGATGCCGACGCCGCGCCCGCCGCTGCGCGGTGACGCCAGGGCGAAGGGAATCGCCACGAGCGCCATGATCACGTGCACCAGCGGGAACGAGAGCTTCGAGTCGAGCTGGACGAGGTACTTCCCGACCTGGTGCCCGGTCTCCGCGAGTCGGGTGATGTAACCGCGCAGCTCCAGGAAGCTCATCGTCTCCGGCGCCTTTTGCACCTGGATCAGGTCGTTGATCTGCTCAGGCATGCTGACCAGCCTTTCCGTGAAGGCATCGACCGTGACCTGGTTGCCTGGGCCGACCTGCCGGAACACGCCGTTACTCAGCATCCAGGCCTCGCCGGTCCAGACCGCCCTGCCGGCGTCCAGGCGGTCCACCAGACGAAAGTCCCGGCTGATGTCGACCACGAGCAGGCCTTCGAGCGAGCGCGCGATCGGGTCCAGCAGCTCCATGCGCAGGTAGCGCGTGTCGGAAGAGCGGTACCAGATCTGTGTTTGGCGCTGGAGGTGCCGGGGCTGGTTGCCGCGGATCTTGACGCGGTCGATCTCTTCCGCTTTGGCGTTGATGCCCGGGAGCACCGTCTCCTGCACGAGGCCCGCGGCGAGGCTGATGCAGAAGGCCACCAGGAGGACGGGCAGGCTGGCCCGGTAGAGGCTGATGCCGGAGGCCTTGAGCGCGTCGAGCTCGCGCTGCTGCGTCAGCGTCAGAAAGAGGAAGACGGTCGAGACCAGGACGACGAGGGGCAGTCCTTCGTAGAGCGAGCCGGGCAGCCGGTAGAAGAGGTGCTGGACGATGTAGATGAACGGCGGCTTTGCCCGGAGGAACCGGTCGAGGTACTGGATCAGGTCGACCACGAGGACGAGGACCGCCACCACGACCGTTCCGGTCAGGAGGAAGGTCAGGTACTGGCCGACCAGATAGCGGTCGATGATGTAGGTCGAGGCCCGCGGCCCGCGCGCACGCGCCGCGGGAGCGCTCACGCGCTGCACCGCGGGCCGCTTGGGGAAGACGCTGCGGAAGCCGCGGGGCATGGCTGCGCGGAGGCGCCAGAAGAGGCGTCTCCAGGACGCGGGGGTGCCCGCTGTGGCGCCGTGAAGGAGCCCGAGCCCGACCGCGCCGAAGATCGCGTTCGGCAGCCACATCGCCACGCCGGCGGGGATGCGGCCGCGCAGGGCCATGCCCTCGAGGAAGGTGTGGATGACGTAGTACAGGACGACGACGCCCAAGCTCAACCCGAGCGCCAGAGCGCGACCGCCACGCTGGGTCCGGATGCCGAGGGGAAAGCCGACGAGGATGAAGACGAGGGGAGCCACGGGCAGGGAGAAGCGCTTGTGCAGCTCGACCTGGAACGGCGTCACGATCTGCCCCTGGCGCTTGAGATCGGCGATGGTCTCGCGGAGCACCTGGAGCGACATCTCCTTTTCGGGCTTCTCGATGCGCTCAGCCGCCCGCTGGGGGTTGTCGAGGGGCAGGTTGAGGTCGTAGAGGCTGAACGCGGTGAGGCGGAAGCGCCGCGCGTCGCCCGTATC encodes the following:
- the lptG gene encoding LPS export ABC transporter permease LptG, producing MLRVLDRYMIKDLAPPFALAVGVLTFFLVIDRVYQLTDLVITKSVPFHFVLGLLLFMLPGVLALTVPMALLVSVLLVCGRLAGDLEVAALKASGVSPLRLFRPFMGFAVVVSGAVATLTLLIAPAASGAFQNQLFQILQTKATTGMKERTFTASFSQMVMYVDDISASQVALRGLLVSDERDPKLSRIILAREGRLFSDSKNRRVTMRFIDGSVSETDTGDARRFRLTAFSLYDLNLPLDNPQRAAERIEKPEKEMSLQVLRETIADLKRQGQIVTPFQVELHKRFSLPVAPLVFILVGFPLGIRTQRGGRALALGLSLGVVVLYYVIHTFLEGMALRGRIPAGVAMWLPNAIFGAVGLGLLHGATAGTPASWRRLFWRLRAAMPRGFRSVFPKRPAVQRVSAPAARARGPRASTYIIDRYLVGQYLTFLLTGTVVVAVLVLVVDLIQYLDRFLRAKPPFIYIVQHLFYRLPGSLYEGLPLVVLVSTVFLFLTLTQQRELDALKASGISLYRASLPVLLVAFCISLAAGLVQETVLPGINAKAEEIDRVKIRGNQPRHLQRQTQIWYRSSDTRYLRMELLDPIARSLEGLLVVDISRDFRLVDRLDAGRAVWTGEAWMLSNGVFRQVGPGNQVTVDAFTERLVSMPEQINDLIQVQKAPETMSFLELRGYITRLAETGHQVGKYLVQLDSKLSFPLVHVIMALVAIPFALASPRSGGRGVGIAVAILISVGYWVVNSVAIAFAKAELLPPMLGAWTANIIFAGLGAALFLRART